The region TCCTACATAAAGTATTTGAGAGCCTTGTGGTAAGGAATTTACACAAATACCTAGATTATTTTCAATTATTGGTGAAACATGATCATCAAATAATATGTGCAAGGCCGTTTTCACAGTTTGTAGTTGCTCATTAGCACTTTGAGATATCTGGATACTATATTTTTCTGAATTTAGTTCTTTGAATCCTAAAAACAAGCTAGGAATTGGTAAATTTTGGGGATCTTTATCAAGATCAAATTCCAGCCAAATATTGTCTATATTGTTAGATAGTAGGGAGTTTGTTCCACAACAGGCAGAACAAAAATTTTGAATACGTCTCCAGATAGGATTTGAAGAAAATACTTCTGGTAAGTTCACTAGAAAATCTAGTTTTTCAAAGCTCTGATGACTTGAACCTAAATTTGTAGCAAGAACTGAGAAATCTACCCTGGAGTTATTCGCACCTAGACGGCACTCAAATAACCCCTCGGATGAAAGTGGAAAAATCCTTGTTATTGCTTGAATATGAGATAAAGCTTCGGGAGAAACTAACTTAGGTGAAAGGTGGGGTACAACAACCTGAAGATAATTTTCTAATGTACAGCTATTCATGGTAATTTTGATTGATAATTAAGACAATTTGTCAAGGCTATGTTGATTTAAGACAATAGCGGCTATTGTTAATAATTATGTAAATTTTTGAGACAAGAATTTCATGTGATAATATTTGCTTATTTGATGCTTATAGCTTGTTTCATCTCCTATTTCTTTGTATAATTTAGCTAATAGTTTCATTGCTAGTTCATCAGTAGGTACAATTTCTCCAGCTAATATCAAATTTTCTTCCGCTATCTGATACTGACCCTGCTCTAGATAAATTTTCCCAAGCATTTTATGTGCTTCAGCTTTGCTCGATTCATCAGCCAAAGCCTGCTCAAAAAAGCTAATTGCTTTCGTGTAATCCTTATTTTTCATAAAGATACAACCTATATTCAAACTTAAATCAGGATAATTGCCTGGTTTGATTTCTTGGCAATATCTATAATGTTTAAGACTCTCTTCTTTTTCAGACTTTAGACTATATAAAATTCCTAGAGTATAGTGACTTAATATTTTTTCTTCAATGTCTATTTCAGCTAGCATTAATTTATTTTCTAAAAAGCTTAGTGTATTTTTATCATATTCTAAGTCACGGCTTAGAATTGCATTAGCTAAATGTAGTACACTAGGGCAATAGCTAGGGCAAAGTTTTCCTGCGATTAGTTCGTAATTAACAGACTTTTGCGTCTCAGTTTCACAAAGGCTTAATAAGTAATAAGTAGCAGCACAATTTGGCATGATTTGTATTTCTTCAAGACAGCCAGCTTTAGCGGCTTCTATGTTGTTATTTCGTGCTTGTTGATCAAGAGCATATAAACGGCGATAGTGTTCTATTTCACGCAGGTCATTTTGCCAAAGAGCTGCTAAATAATCAGCCAAAAAATAGTAACGTAGTGGCATATAACCACTACTCACAGAACGAGTCAAAGTGACGGTATCGTAATTAATAGGTAAAGACTTTAAACAGGCAAAAACATTTTCTGGATCTACCAAAGGATATTGCTCAGGCAAGCCAATAAAGTAGTCAATATCAATATCAATAAAAGTGTTTTCGGGAAGCTTTAATTTCTTTAAATCTTCATAACCACATACCGTTATTTTTAATCCAAATACTGTCGCCGTAGCGATATCTTCTGTAATTGCAATATTTGTTATATCGTTAACAGTAAATGCATTATGCTGTTGTAAAAACCCCCGTAATTTACGCATATATTTTATAGAATTTGGTAGTTTATTTTTGGGAGTTAGAGTTACCCAAATGAGATTTTCAATTATTCCCAAGCGATGAGCCGCAAAAAGGAAATTTTCGATACCATAACTATATTTATCATCAGGAAATATATGACTAGGTCTTTCTAGTTGAGCTAATTCTGCTGAAGTTTGGCATTTTTTCAATGCTGTTATATGATTTTCACTAATATATTGAAAATCTAGATGTTCATCTAAATAAATTAGAGTAACATTTTTCCAGCCTAATTGATGCCAAACATGAAGTTGAGAAGAGTGTTCTTCTGTGATGATGCTCTTGACACTGTTTTTGATTGTATTCATAAATATTTCTTCCTTTGGTTTTAGATGAGGGTATAGCATTAAAATCGCATTTTTAGAGTTAGCTTCAAAATCTGAAAAACCAGCCACAGCCAGCAATAAAGGCTTTGTTTATGTTTTATTTAGCTAATTTATGCCAAGATTAATGAAAATTATCAGCTATGACTTAACTTATAAAGATTTCAAGATGCTATCTACACACTAGTTGTTATCAATTGTTGGTTATTGATATTTTTTGGATACATTCTAATAAAAGCATTACCTAGTTTCATGATTTTTGATTGATTTTCCCCAATAAATTGATTGGGTTGAGATTGTTTCGACCATTTTTCCACTTCTTTATTCAACACTTTTTTGAAAACTTCCTCATAAGGAAACTTTAAAGCTAAAGGAGAAATATTCAGTGATTTAATATCGGGACGTATAGCACCGTGAGTGCTGGCTATATATATTTTTTCAAATGCACGTACATATCCGCCAATACCAGGATAATCCCAGGTTTTATCAGATTTTAACAATGCATATAAGCTGGAAGCGGTGATGACATTAAACACGTTAGCTAAAGGACTAGATCCTGTTCGGCACTGAATAGGATCTTCCGTAAAGTCAAAATACCATGTTTGAGAACCATCTGGAAATATTACTTCTAGTTGGTATCTGACTTCCCAATGGAAATATTGGGCAAATAAATCTTGTTTATGTTCCATGAAGAACTTAGGTAAGTTAACACAAACCTCTTCTTCGATTGTCCTTTTCACTTCATGAATATCATAGTTATTTGGGTTACTGTCAACCATTTCGCCATTTACTGTCACAGGCGAGAAAGATAAAATATTTCTATCATCTTTAACTGTTTTGACAAATTGCGATTGAGCAGGTAGATAGGTAGATTTGCCATTTTCAATTTCACAAATATCTCCTGGCTGAAGAGCAAAAATATTTTCTGTTGCTGGGCAAACTTTTTTGATGTCTTGACAAAACTGCTCTTGAGTGACTGGAAAGACAACTTTATTTAACCAAGCTGAACCATCTATAAACTTGAAGCCATTCGCACCAGGAGAAATAGCTCTTGGTTGAGTCAAGCCCATCAATTGCAGAATATAGCTATAACCAGAAAATGGGAATGCACAGCTTTGATTATATTGATACTCAGTTTCTAACATTGGTTGCCAGCATGCCAACAAAAAGTCTATTGTTGGGTATTGAGATTTGACAAAATTAATTGTATTTGCATTTACTAATGAGTCTACTTGATTCCAAAAAACTCCCGATGGGTCAGCAAATACCATCCCATATTCAGGTACGCGATTTTCTGAACGGGTAGCCAGGAGCGTAGTAGAACCAATCTTGACTTCACTAAAGTCACTTAAAGTATAGATGTGGGAATATCCTAATTGACGCAGACAATTTTCTATTAACTGATCTTTGGGAATAAAAACATCAACATTTTTAGGCAGATAAGCAAGAGAACGAATATCAAAGTGATCTAAATGTCTATGGGAAATTACTAGTACATCATACTCAGGAATTTGGTCGTAAATAACTTCTCGCTCAGGGCATATACTTGTTGTCACTTCACAAAATTTATCCCAAAGCACTGGGTCCATCATTACTTTGCAATCTTGTGTTTCTACAAATATGGAAGCATGACCAATCATTTGAATTTTCATTTTGCACCTCTATGTTTATGGTCATTACAAGCTATGACTTAGCTTAAAAATATTTCAAGATGCTATCTACACACTAGTTGTTATCAATTGTTGGTTATTGATATTTTTTGGATACATTCTAATAAAAGCATTACCTAGTTTCATGATTTTTGATTGATTTTCTCCAATAACTTGATTGTGTTGAGATTGTTTCGACCATTTTTCCACTTCTTTATCCAACACTTTTTTGAAAACTTCCTCATAAGGAAACTTTAAAGCTAAAGGAGAAATATTCAGTGATTTAATATCGGGACGTATAGCACCGTGAGTGCTGGCTATATATATTTTTTCAAATGCACGTAAATATCCGCTAGCAGCAGGATAATCCCAGGTTTTATAAGATTTTAAAACTGCATATAAGCTGGAGGCTGTGATGACATTAAACACGTTAGCTAAAGGACTAGATACTGTTCTGCACTGAATAGGATCTTCCGTAAAGTCAAAATACCATGTTTGAGAACCATCTGGAAATATTACTTCTAGTTGGTATCTGACTTCCCAATGGAAATATTGGGCAAATAAATCTTGTTTATGTTCCATGAAGAACTTAGGTAAGTTAACACAAACCTCTTCTTCAATTATTTTTTTCATTTCATGAATATCATAGTTGTTTGGGTTACTGTCAATCATTTCGCCATTTACTGTCACAGGCGAAAAAGATAAAATATCTCTATCATCTTTAACTGTTTTGACAAATTGCGATTGAGCAGGTAGATAGGTAGATGTGCCATTTTCAATTTCACAAATATCTCCTGGCTGAAGAGCAAAGATATTTTCTGTTGCTGGGCAAACTTTTTTTATGTCTTGACAAAATTGCTCTTGAGTGACTGGAAAGACAACTTTATTTAACCAAGCTGAACCATCTATAAACTTGAAGCCATTCGCACCAGGAGAAATAGCTCTTGGTTGAGTCAAGCCCATCAATTGGAGAGTATTACTATAACCAGAAAATGGGAATGAAAAGCTTTGATTATATTGATACTCAGTTTCTAACATTGGTTGCCAGCTTGCCAACAAAAAGTCTATTGTTGGGTATTGAGATTTGACAAAATTAATTGTATTTGCATTTACTAATGAGTCTACTTGATTCCAAAAAACTCCCGATGGGTCGGCAAATAATATCCCATATTCAGGTACGCGATTTTCTGAACGTGTAGCTAGGAGGTTAGTAGAACCAATCTTGACTTCACTAAAGTCACTTAAAGTATAGATGTGAGAATATCCTAATTGACGCAGACAATTTTCTACTAACTTATCTTTGGGAATAAAAACATCAATATTTTTAGGCAGATAAGCAAGAGAACGAATATCAAAGTGATCTAAATGTCTATGGGAAATTACTAGTACATCATACTCAGGAATTTGGTCGTAAATAACTTCTCGCTCAGGGCATATACTTGTTGTCACTTCACAAAATTTATCCCAAAGCACTGGGTCCATCATTACTTTACAATCTTGTGTTTCTACAAATATGGAAGCATGACCAATCATTTGAATTTTCATTTTGCACCTCTATGTTTATTATTTATTAATTGTGTTTTTGAGCAAAACTTGTATCTGTCAGTGAATTAGCTTATTACTAAGCCATTTGGCGAGCCATTAATTGAGCAAATAGTCCTTCAATTGAAGCGAGTTCCTGAAAACTGCCTTGCTGTACAATTCGTCCTGCTTGAAGTACATAGATACGATGAGCATTGCGAATTGTGCTGAGTCGGTGAGCAATAACTATTCTCGTTACCTGCATTTTGTCTAAGCTTTCACTGACAATTGCTTGGGTTCGGTTGTCGAGTGCGCTAGTGGCTTCATCAAATAGCAGAATGCGAGGTTTTAATACTAAAGCGCGGGCTATGAGTAAGCGTTGGCGTTGTCCTCCAGAAAGATTACCACCGCCTTCACTCACTACGGTGTGCATTTCCATTGGCATAGCGGC is a window of Aulosira sp. FACHB-615 DNA encoding:
- a CDS encoding MBL fold metallo-hydrolase, with translation MKIQMIGHASIFVETQDCKVMMDPVLWDKFCEVTTSICPEREVIYDQIPEYDVLVISHRHLDHFDIRSLAYLPKNVDVFIPKDQLIENCLRQLGYSHIYTLSDFSEVKIGSTTLLATRSENRVPEYGMVFADPSGVFWNQVDSLVNANTINFVKSQYPTIDFLLACWQPMLETEYQYNQSCAFPFSGYSYILQLMGLTQPRAISPGANGFKFIDGSAWLNKVVFPVTQEQFCQDIKKVCPATENIFALQPGDICEIENGKSTYLPAQSQFVKTVKDDRNILSFSPVTVNGEMVDSNPNNYDIHEVKRTIEEEVCVNLPKFFMEHKQDLFAQYFHWEVRYQLEVIFPDGSQTWYFDFTEDPIQCRTGSSPLANVFNVITASSLYALLKSDKTWDYPGIGGYVRAFEKIYIASTHGAIRPDIKSLNISPLALKFPYEEVFKKVLNKEVEKWSKQSQPNQFIGENQSKIMKLGNAFIRMYPKNINNQQLITTSV
- a CDS encoding tetratricopeptide repeat protein, producing MAGFSDFEANSKNAILMLYPHLKPKEEIFMNTIKNSVKSIITEEHSSQLHVWHQLGWKNVTLIYLDEHLDFQYISENHITALKKCQTSAELAQLERPSHIFPDDKYSYGIENFLFAAHRLGIIENLIWVTLTPKNKLPNSIKYMRKLRGFLQQHNAFTVNDITNIAITEDIATATVFGLKITVCGYEDLKKLKLPENTFIDIDIDYFIGLPEQYPLVDPENVFACLKSLPINYDTVTLTRSVSSGYMPLRYYFLADYLAALWQNDLREIEHYRRLYALDQQARNNNIEAAKAGCLEEIQIMPNCAATYYLLSLCETETQKSVNYELIAGKLCPSYCPSVLHLANAILSRDLEYDKNTLSFLENKLMLAEIDIEEKILSHYTLGILYSLKSEKEESLKHYRYCQEIKPGNYPDLSLNIGCIFMKNKDYTKAISFFEQALADESSKAEAHKMLGKIYLEQGQYQIAEENLILAGEIVPTDELAMKLLAKLYKEIGDETSYKHQISKYYHMKFLSQKFT
- a CDS encoding MBL fold metallo-hydrolase, with translation MKIQMIGHASIFVETQDCKVMMDPVLWDKFCEVTTSICPEREVIYDQIPEYDVLVISHRHLDHFDIRSLAYLPKNIDVFIPKDKLVENCLRQLGYSHIYTLSDFSEVKIGSTNLLATRSENRVPEYGILFADPSGVFWNQVDSLVNANTINFVKSQYPTIDFLLASWQPMLETEYQYNQSFSFPFSGYSNTLQLMGLTQPRAISPGANGFKFIDGSAWLNKVVFPVTQEQFCQDIKKVCPATENIFALQPGDICEIENGTSTYLPAQSQFVKTVKDDRDILSFSPVTVNGEMIDSNPNNYDIHEMKKIIEEEVCVNLPKFFMEHKQDLFAQYFHWEVRYQLEVIFPDGSQTWYFDFTEDPIQCRTVSSPLANVFNVITASSLYAVLKSYKTWDYPAASGYLRAFEKIYIASTHGAIRPDIKSLNISPLALKFPYEEVFKKVLDKEVEKWSKQSQHNQVIGENQSKIMKLGNAFIRMYPKNINNQQLITTSV